The genomic DNA AAAAAGTCCGTCCAGCAAGGCCGCAAGTAGCGAAGAGGCGAATCGTTCATTCGTACCCGCCCACCCCGAGCCTGCCAAGACAGGCTCTTGTCCCGTGGCCGTACGGTGAGCCTCTGAGGTTCACGACGCGCGGAATAACCCGCGTCACGTTTGTGAACGCCGCCGAGACGGTGAGGCGGCCGTGTCTTGCGAGAACGCCGCTGGCGGACTTTTTCCGCGTCCTGCCAGAAACGGACCGGTCGTCGAAGCATCGCGGAGCACGACATCCTCCGCTCCTTCCTTTTTAGGCCGAGGTCGGTTGCCTGGTGAGGGTCGGCTCCGACACTCCAACCTCCTGCCCCAGTACGGCTGCGGTTGGAATGAGAAACGGCGCGCATCGATAGACCGCCACGGTCACAGGTCCCTCGCCATGGCGCGCCAGAAGGGCGGCCCTAAGAGCCGGCCAATCTCCGAATCGCTGCGCATGGGGGAACATGGACGTTAGGTCCTGCCCATGCAAGCCTGGCGACAACACCATGAGGTGATGCTGCTTCCGGCGGATTAATTGGGCCACCGTCCTCAGTTTCTCAAGGGGCCGATCGAGATCGGCCAGGCGAAAATGGCTGAGCCGTCTGGCAATGCGCGACCAGAGCGGACTGTCTACGGGAAACAATTCATGGGTGCCCATGCCGAGAGGACAGGCGGCAATGACCACCCGGGAGACTTCTCCTGTCGCCTGCTCAACCGGCCACATTCCTCGATCCTGCGCAAACTGCCAGCTTGTGTCGAAGGGATACATGTCCGCCACCACGACCTCCGCTTCCGGACACATCGGCACGGCGTAGAGCCGCTGCGCTGCGCGGACGCCTGCTTCATGCGCCTGAACGACATCCCCCGCGAACAGACCGCAGATGGCGCGATGGCGATTGAGGGTGACATTGACAATACCATCGAGCCCGACCCGTCGTGCCACGGCGACCATATCCTGCCGTAACTCCGTCTGGATGGACCCGCCGCGCTCGTGCGAACCGCGCAGATAGTCGTGCATCATCCGCGTGGTCTCCACGCCACAGACGGCCGGGAGTATGATCTTGGCGCCACCGGAAAACCCCGCCACCGGATGGGGATAGATGCAGCCCACGCCGATCTTGACCTCGCTCTCCATCACCCGTCGATTGATATGGAGCGGGAGCCCGGCAGGCGACCGGCCACAATTCACCAGATCGCCCCGACTGTCATGGGCCAGGACCTTCACCGCCGATGACAGCCCGGATCCGACCTTCTTGGCCCTCTCGTCGGCCGAGGCAGGCGGGTGCGTACCGCCCGCCAACATCACCGTAATGTCGTGCGCAGGGATCCCCCCGCTCGTCAACTCCTCCACGAGGAGTGGAAGCAGATCGGCACCCGGCGTCGGCCTCGTCAGATCGTCGACCATGATCACGGCATTGCGCTTGCCCCTGGCAATCTCAGACAACCTGCGCGTCCCGATCGGCCGAGAGAGGCACTCCCGCATGGCCTCCACCGTCAGCGCCGGTTCATCCCGGGGACCGATTTCGATCAGCTTCCACGACGCGGGGAAGTCGATCGTCAAGTCTTCATCCCCGAACCATGCTTTGGTGCGCAACTGCATCCTGGTCATGACTTGGGCCCCATCGCCGCAGACCCGGCGCTTTGCGGATCCGCTCGGCGAGGGACAGGCCGTTTCGACATCACACCCGTCATCAGCTCCCAGAGGAATCCGGCCGCCTGACATTTTTCTCCAAGCCAAAACACCCAGAATTGTCGCCTGGACTGAAACCCCTTCCCGTCAAATGGGCCGATGAGCTTGGTCCACAGGGCCTGGAACCAGCGGGGATCTGTCCTCCGCCCTCCCTTCCCCCACAACAGGCTATCCTGCGGCACGACCCCGCTCTGGTCGCAACGCATCACTAGAAAAAGCCTTGCGATACCGACTCCCCGTTGAAACGAATGGCGCAGATGCTGCCCGACCGCCGCTCGCCGCAGATGCTGTACCTGGCTGGGCACGTAGACCATCCTGGCCCCTCGTTTCCGCAGTCTCCACATCAATTCCCAGTCCTCCCCGGAACCCCCGAAGCAGGGGTTGAACACATGCCCATCCTCCTGCTGACATCGCGCCAGCCACTCCCTTCGAATCATCAGATTCCCGCTGTTGCCGACCAATCCTCCGTGATCCATCTGTTCCCGTTCGGGAAAGGGATTACGGCGACGGATCGCGTCCAGCAGCGGATCGGTCTCCTGGAACGTGCCCCCCGACGCTGCGGCATCGCAGCGATCGAGGGCCCCGACCAGCCGTTCCAGCCAATCCGCCGGTGGAATCACGTCGTCATCCGCAAACGCGATCACGTCACCTGAGGATCTGGCAATGCCCTCATTTCTAGCCCATACCACGCCGCGTCGGAATTCATCGACGACGATAACAATCTCATCCGGCGGCCTGGTCTGCCGTTCCAACGCAGTCCGGCACAGTGCCAACGAGTCTCGCCCCACCGTGGGAACGATGACTGAGATCTTGTGTCGATCCAAAGGCATAGACCACCTAACTCCAAGCTGCGGCTTTGAGTCGCAGCAACACCGGTGCGAGGTACCGGAACAGCCGTTCCCCTGTCAGGCGGAACGCGCCCGGCAGACTGCTCACCATGAGTTCGATTTCTTCGACCCGCACAAGCCCAAGCCGGAAGACGCCACCCCAGTACAGGACTGTCCCCACCACCGCCCCGACAAGAATTGAGAGCAGCGGAGGCGTCACCCATGCCGCAACCAGAGCGATAGCCAGGGCCGTGCCCATCGACAACAGCAGCCATCTGAACAGATGAGCCTGCTCAAAGACTTGAACCCGCCGCCGATGCAGCATCCAGACATATCCCACTGCCACCAAGGCAAACGAGATGGACGTGGCCATCGCCGCACCTGCAGCGCCCCAGAGCGGAATCAAGCCGCCACAGAGCCCCACATCCACCAGCACGATCATCCCGATGAGGCGGACCAAATGTCCCCCCTCCCCGCCCGCTTGAATGACCGGCCACAACACACGCGCCACCGCGTAACACAAGGCCCCCGGAACCAACAGGCGCAATCCCAGAGCGGCATCGGCAAAACGAGGGCCAAAGTAGACTGTCACGATCTGTTCGCCCAGGACTGCGACCAACAGGAGTAGGAACGTCGTCCCCACCAACACATATCGCACCAGCCGGCCGACCAACTGGCTCACCTCATCCACCCGCTGTTCCGCCCACAGGCGCGCCGTCGCCTGCAACATGACGCCTTCGACCGCAATCGGAATGAACCAGACGAATTGCGACCATTGAATCGCCGCCGCGTAGAGACCTGCCTGCGCCTCGCCGGCAAGGTGCCGAACCAGAATCACATCCAACGAGCAGAGGGCCATATTAAGCACCGAAAACAGCATGGCCGGCAGCCCGAAGCGCAACAAAGGTCCGGTCACTGAGGAGACAGTCCGACCGGACTCCCGGCATTCGCTCCCGCTCAATACCTTCAGTACCGCCCTGAGACAGGCCATGGCCACAAAGAGATTAGCCGTCAATAACCCGGCAAACACGCCGGTCACTCCCAAACCGGCCGTGGCCGCCAGCACGCCCAACAGGCCTGCCGATACCACGCCGATCATGCCTGGGATCGCCGCACGCGCCTCATGTCGAAGACCGTGGAGTACACCGCGCGCATAAAACCACACCTGGTCGAACATCAACACGCCGACGATCACCAACGCGATAGGCAGGGCCGCCGTCCCGGCCGGAGCAGTCGTCCCGACCACCAGGCCCACCACGACACTCACCGACAGCAGGCCTACCGCATTGATCAACGCACCCGCGTGCGCCACGGCCCGGCACCAGGCCACGTCCTCCGGTCGCTCCGCGATACGTTTCGTCATGGTCTGCATCATGCCGACATTGGCGAATTGAGAGGCGAGCAACAGGAGGGCCATGTAATAGGCATACTGTCCGTAACCTTCGATGCCGAGCATGCGGGCGAGGATCGGCAACACCAAGGCCGAGGTGGCCATTTTCACCACCGACCAACTGCCGATGGATAGGATACCTTTAGAAACCGCTTGCGCCGACATGAATCTTGTTTCCGATCGACCGCAGAGGCCTCATGGAGGAGACGAGACGAACGCCTGAACGATCAGGCCGCAAATCGCTCGTACTGTTCTTGATGCGCCGCCAGGGCCTTGGAAGTTTCGTAGGTCTCTCGCACGTAGTCGTAGGCGGCCCGCCCCTTCTCCAGGGGGTTATCGGCAAGCAAGTGTCGAATGGCCGACGCATAGTCGTCGTCTGTCACCTGCTTGCCGAACCGGCTGGCGAACTCGTCCGGGTCGACCCGGCTGATGATGGGACACCCATAAGCCGCCGCTTCCAGAAACGTCAAGGGAAGGCCCTCGCGCACCGCCGTGCTCACAAAAATCCACGTGTCCGACAGAATCCGGTGCATCCGCTCCGGCTCGCGAAAACGATTGATCAGCCCCGGCATTTCCAGGTTCGGCACATCACGAAATCTCCGACGCAATTGAGCATCGAAACCGGATTCGGCCGAGGCACTCCCCTGCCCTACCGCCACAAACCGATACTCCGGGAACTGCGCGGCCAATTCCAGGAACAACCAGGGGCGTTTGCGCTTATCCCAGCGCGCCACAAAGGTGATCGTAGGGCGTGCGCTTTTCTGCGGCAACGACGCGGGGACGTCGATAAGGTTGGGCAACAACGTCGGAAGAACCGACAGGCCATACAGCCGCTTCACCTTCTCCTTCAGAAAATGGGCCGGACAGAACACTGCATCCGCTCGCCGCACGGCCCGCCGCACCAGCAACCCGGACTCGGTGAAGTAGTTGAGAGGCGTCAACAGGCGGCGCATCGGGGTCGCGTAACGGAATTCAACCCACCAGTCGCTCAACTCGCGCGGGTCGCGGCTCGTTACCAGGTGGGCGCGGCGTGGGTGGAGACGTTGCGCCAGATAGGTCAGGACGGTCGGATCCTGCGAATGGAAAATATCGGCAGTGGATTCACGAATCAAACGGCAGGCCGCAACGACGTTCCGTGGTGAAAAACTCCGGATCTCCACCCCACTGATCGTTTCACTCGGCTGTTGTCCCTGTCGCCCGGGAACAATGACGCTGACCCGATGGCCGGAGCGCACGAGACTCTCGGCCAATTTCCTGGACATGCTCCCGAATCCGCCGTAGATCCCCCAGTCGAAATACTGGCTCGTCAGAATGCATACATGCGGCCGCGCCTTCATGCCCGTGGCTCCCGCTGCCACCCGCCACCGGCATCCGCAGTGGAGCGACCGGCCACCGACCTGGCTGCCGGCGCGGGTGCCATCACCCTCGCACACAATTCGAGGTACCTGGTCGCGAGCGCGGGCCACCCGAATCGGAGCGCCCGCCGGCGATTCTCCGCACCCATCCGTCGTCGCAGATCGTCCGCCGGCAGCAATTCCCGCAAGGCGCGCACCAGCGCCGGCACATCGGCCCAGGGCACGATTTCGCCGTTCTCCCCCTTCGTCACTAACTCCGCGGTTCCTCCCGTGTCGGTCACAATGACCGGCAACCCGGACGCCATCGCCTCCAACAACGCAATCGACATGCCCTCCTGCTCGGACGGCAACACGAACACATCCGCCTCCTGGTACACAGCCGGCATCCGGTCCCGCGCAACGAATCCCTTGAAGGTCACAGAGTCTGCCACTTGGAGACGGTCCGCCGATTCCCGTAAGGCGGTCTCGGCATCGCCGGTACCCACGAATAGCAGCCGTAGCGGCTGCTCGCAGGTGGCCCGCAATTGCGCGAACGCTTCCAACAGATGATGCTGTCCTTTGCGCTCGATCAAACGCGCGACGCAGACAATCGTGAATGGCCGCTTGGATTCCAGGTGGATGGGAGTGAACAGAGTCGTATCGACCCCATTGGGAATCGTCACCAGCGGCAGGCCCGGCAGCGTGCGATGCGCTAAGGCTTCCTGCTCCGCACTAATGGCCGTCACGGCTTCCGCATGCCGCCAGATCCGTTTGATCAACGGCGTCAGCACCGGATACAGGTACGCATAGCGCGCCTCGAAGCCGGGCACGTCGGGCCCTTGGAGCGACAGCACGTACGGCACACCGTGGGTCAAGCGCAGCAGATAACTGATCGCCCCCGCCGGCACTCCGGCAAAGGCAAAGCTAACATCGTACCGATGGGCGCGCAGCAGACGCTGCGCCATGCGCAGACCGCGCCAGCTGTACCGCATCAACTCACGATTGGTCGCATGGTGGATGTTCCGATTGTCGACGGGAACTTTATAGATCGTGATCCGCTCCGCAAACCGCTCGGTCTCATACCTCGCTTTGGTCCGTGAAGAAGTCACCAGGTCCACAACCACATCCCGATGCGACGCCATCTCCTGCAACAGGTGATAGTTCACCACGCCGGTGCCGCCGCCCAGCGGAGGAAACTCATTATCGAACATGAGAATGCGAATGGCGGCTATCTCCTCGTCACCCGACGGGCCACGTAGAGAGGGCGCCGTTTGACCTCGTCGGAAATCCGGCCGATGTACTCGCCGATGACCCCGATCGTCACCAGTTGAATGCCTGCGAGAAAGAAGATGGAGACGACCAGTGTGGTAAAGCCGGGCACGCCGGTGCCTAGCGTGAACTTCTTGACTAGATAGAACAGCGCTACAAGGAACGACAGGAACGACACGGTGAACCCCAGGAGGGTAATGATGCGTAGCGGCATATGGCTGAAGGAGATCAGCCCGTCCAGCGCGAGATAGAGGAGCTTCCTGAACGTATACTTGGGCGCCCCCGCATGGCGGGCGTGGCGTTCATAGGGCACGCCGATTTGTTTGAACCCCACCCAACTACGAATCCCCCTGACAAAACGATTGCGCTCCGGCATGCGCACCAGGAGGTCCACCACCCGCCGGTCCATGACACAAAAATCTCCGGCGTCCAACGGGATGTCGATATTGGCCACCCGCTGCAGCAGGCGATAAAACCCGGCATAGGCCAATCGCTTCCCCCACCACTCTTTACGCTCGGTCCGGATGGCATAGACGACTTCCCAGCCCTCCCGCCACTTGGCCAGAAAGGTGTGCAACACCTCAGGGGGATCCTGCAGATCGGCGTCCATAATGCAGACGACTCGTCCGCGGCACTGCTCAAGCCCGGCACTGATCGCCACCTGATGCCCGAAATTCCGCGCAAACTCCACGATGACGATCCGTTGATCCTCGGCCTCCATCCTTCGCAAGATGTCCGGACTCTGGTCCTGACTGCCGTCGTCCACCAGAACGATTTCATACTCCATTCCCAGATTCACCAACGCCCTGGTGAGGCGGCCATGCAACGTGGGGAGGTTCTCCGCCTCATTGAACACCGGAATGATCACGGACAGCTCAGGTCGCCCGGTCGATGGCTCCGCCTGTCCCATCATGGCCGCGAAGTTTGCCGGTGTGAGGGCATGTCTCTCGCCGTCGGAGGCACGTTCAAGCGCCGAAGCCAAGACGCGACAAAATCGCAAGGCCTCGGCCGGGTCCTCCAGAGGCGGCAGCATTCGGTCGCCTACCCGATCCGCGCTGGTCACAGTCTTACGCTCCTGCACAGCCGGTGGGGCTGGAGGAGCGCGCTTATATGGTGGTTGCATGGTTTTCCCTACAATGTCAGGCCTTCGGTCTCCCGACAGCCGCGCTGCCGGTCGGCACAAGGAATCTCCAACCACATAAGTGTAGCAAGAGAATCGTTTTCATCCAGTTCACGCTATAAAGCGCAAAAAATGGTTTGGATAGGCAACAAACATCGTCCCGTGACGAGGCAGGTGTAGGAAAAAGGGCGGGTATTTTTGTGTGAAATGGACGACGGCCGGAATACAGATCAGGGGGCAGGAACTGGAGGCTCTTCGCCCTTTGGGAGCATGGCAAGGCACGCCAACCCAATGGCAATCCAGACAAATTCCCGAAAGCGCCGCAACAGGGCAAAGGTGATTCCGGTCACATCTCCATATCCGAAAGCCGTCAGCAGCAAGAGATTGCCGGCGTCCTGCGCGCCTAAGCTACCCGGGATGAAGAAGGTGCCCCCTTTGATCAGCACCGCGAGGGCTCCGATTGCCAGCGCCGACAACACTGTCACCGGTTGGCCCAGACAGAGGATCATGACGAAGACTTCCAGCGCTTCCGCGAGCCATCCCAGGAGAAACAGCCCGGTCGAAAGGAGAAAGGCGAAGCGCTGCGTCGCATAAAATCCGGCGATGGTGCGATCCAAGTCGAGCAGTTGTTGCTCACGCGATTCCAAATAGTGGATGCGCAGGCCGAGGCGCCGCAGCATCTTCAGGATCCACCCGAACATGCCCTGGCGTTGCACCACCACGAAGGCTCCGATGCCGAACACGAGCAACCCCACACTCACCAACCCTGCCGTGATGGTCTGGCCGGCCGATCCGCATAGCCCGTGGCAACGCGGCACCAAAGAGAACACCAAGGGCTTATTGCGCCAGTACTTGCCCAAGGGCACGGACTTGTCGGGCAAC from Nitrospira sp. ND1 includes the following:
- a CDS encoding lactate racemase domain-containing protein, producing MTRMQLRTKAWFGDEDLTIDFPASWKLIEIGPRDEPALTVEAMRECLSRPIGTRRLSEIARGKRNAVIMVDDLTRPTPGADLLPLLVEELTSGGIPAHDITVMLAGGTHPPASADERAKKVGSGLSSAVKVLAHDSRGDLVNCGRSPAGLPLHINRRVMESEVKIGVGCIYPHPVAGFSGGAKIILPAVCGVETTRMMHDYLRGSHERGGSIQTELRQDMVAVARRVGLDGIVNVTLNRHRAICGLFAGDVVQAHEAGVRAAQRLYAVPMCPEAEVVVADMYPFDTSWQFAQDRGMWPVEQATGEVSRVVIAACPLGMGTHELFPVDSPLWSRIARRLSHFRLADLDRPLEKLRTVAQLIRRKQHHLMVLSPGLHGQDLTSMFPHAQRFGDWPALRAALLARHGEGPVTVAVYRCAPFLIPTAAVLGQEVGVSEPTLTRQPTSA
- a CDS encoding glycosyltransferase family 2 protein; this encodes MPLDRHKISVIVPTVGRDSLALCRTALERQTRPPDEIVIVVDEFRRGVVWARNEGIARSSGDVIAFADDDVIPPADWLERLVGALDRCDAAASGGTFQETDPLLDAIRRRNPFPEREQMDHGGLVGNSGNLMIRREWLARCQQEDGHVFNPCFGGSGEDWELMWRLRKRGARMVYVPSQVQHLRRAAVGQHLRHSFQRGVGIARLFLVMRCDQSGVVPQDSLLWGKGGRRTDPRWFQALWTKLIGPFDGKGFQSRRQFWVFWLGEKCQAAGFLWELMTGVMSKRPVPRRADPQSAGSAAMGPKS
- a CDS encoding oligosaccharide flippase family protein, which encodes MSAQAVSKGILSIGSWSVVKMATSALVLPILARMLGIEGYGQYAYYMALLLLASQFANVGMMQTMTKRIAERPEDVAWCRAVAHAGALINAVGLLSVSVVVGLVVGTTAPAGTAALPIALVIVGVLMFDQVWFYARGVLHGLRHEARAAIPGMIGVVSAGLLGVLAATAGLGVTGVFAGLLTANLFVAMACLRAVLKVLSGSECRESGRTVSSVTGPLLRFGLPAMLFSVLNMALCSLDVILVRHLAGEAQAGLYAAAIQWSQFVWFIPIAVEGVMLQATARLWAEQRVDEVSQLVGRLVRYVLVGTTFLLLLVAVLGEQIVTVYFGPRFADAALGLRLLVPGALCYAVARVLWPVIQAGGEGGHLVRLIGMIVLVDVGLCGGLIPLWGAAGAAMATSISFALVAVGYVWMLHRRRVQVFEQAHLFRWLLLSMGTALAIALVAAWVTPPLLSILVGAVVGTVLYWGGVFRLGLVRVEEIELMVSSLPGAFRLTGERLFRYLAPVLLRLKAAAWS
- a CDS encoding glycosyltransferase family 4 protein is translated as MKARPHVCILTSQYFDWGIYGGFGSMSRKLAESLVRSGHRVSVIVPGRQGQQPSETISGVEIRSFSPRNVVAACRLIRESTADIFHSQDPTVLTYLAQRLHPRRAHLVTSRDPRELSDWWVEFRYATPMRRLLTPLNYFTESGLLVRRAVRRADAVFCPAHFLKEKVKRLYGLSVLPTLLPNLIDVPASLPQKSARPTITFVARWDKRKRPWLFLELAAQFPEYRFVAVGQGSASAESGFDAQLRRRFRDVPNLEMPGLINRFREPERMHRILSDTWIFVSTAVREGLPLTFLEAAAYGCPIISRVDPDEFASRFGKQVTDDDYASAIRHLLADNPLEKGRAAYDYVRETYETSKALAAHQEQYERFAA
- a CDS encoding glycosyltransferase family 4 protein; translation: MFDNEFPPLGGGTGVVNYHLLQEMASHRDVVVDLVTSSRTKARYETERFAERITIYKVPVDNRNIHHATNRELMRYSWRGLRMAQRLLRAHRYDVSFAFAGVPAGAISYLLRLTHGVPYVLSLQGPDVPGFEARYAYLYPVLTPLIKRIWRHAEAVTAISAEQEALAHRTLPGLPLVTIPNGVDTTLFTPIHLESKRPFTIVCVARLIERKGQHHLLEAFAQLRATCEQPLRLLFVGTGDAETALRESADRLQVADSVTFKGFVARDRMPAVYQEADVFVLPSEQEGMSIALLEAMASGLPVIVTDTGGTAELVTKGENGEIVPWADVPALVRALRELLPADDLRRRMGAENRRRALRFGWPALATRYLELCARVMAPAPAARSVAGRSTADAGGGWQREPRA
- a CDS encoding glycosyltransferase, with the protein product MQPPYKRAPPAPPAVQERKTVTSADRVGDRMLPPLEDPAEALRFCRVLASALERASDGERHALTPANFAAMMGQAEPSTGRPELSVIIPVFNEAENLPTLHGRLTRALVNLGMEYEIVLVDDGSQDQSPDILRRMEAEDQRIVIVEFARNFGHQVAISAGLEQCRGRVVCIMDADLQDPPEVLHTFLAKWREGWEVVYAIRTERKEWWGKRLAYAGFYRLLQRVANIDIPLDAGDFCVMDRRVVDLLVRMPERNRFVRGIRSWVGFKQIGVPYERHARHAGAPKYTFRKLLYLALDGLISFSHMPLRIITLLGFTVSFLSFLVALFYLVKKFTLGTGVPGFTTLVVSIFFLAGIQLVTIGVIGEYIGRISDEVKRRPLYVARRVTRR
- a CDS encoding lysylphosphatidylglycerol synthase domain-containing protein, with the translated sequence MFSLVPRCHGLCGSAGQTITAGLVSVGLLVFGIGAFVVVQRQGMFGWILKMLRRLGLRIHYLESREQQLLDLDRTIAGFYATQRFAFLLSTGLFLLGWLAEALEVFVMILCLGQPVTVLSALAIGALAVLIKGGTFFIPGSLGAQDAGNLLLLTAFGYGDVTGITFALLRRFREFVWIAIGLACLAMLPKGEEPPVPAP